One Lytechinus pictus isolate F3 Inbred chromosome 12, Lp3.0, whole genome shotgun sequence genomic region harbors:
- the LOC129273016 gene encoding zinc finger protein 271-like isoform X5 encodes MSLQQHKVQDFTTGNDTGSMNIKQGTDGWEYLLGTEGEDGNQSSYEQNQGQTIIKPIIDEDIMNPDADQDYYTIQSQIIPIKQEVDEDRTNPDTGQDKCTLQGQTITLKQEVVEDMTNPDTGQDQCTLQGQTITVKQEVDDDMTNLDTSQDQCTIQGLTFMIKQEVDEDITNPDTGQDQCTTYLQGETITLKQEVVEDMINPDTGQDKCTIQGLTFMIKQEVDEDMTNPDTGQDQCTTYLQDEKYKSGEDRIQSHMREYSVEKSYQCLQCSKTFTDENSFMIHHKTHTGEDELANQHRTELGEICFKCPQCDKNFECQDLLMTHVSTHTREKFYHCSNCGKGFSNNCDLITHIRTHTGEKPYHCSYCEKRFPKKGNLISHIRTHTGEKPYHCSHCEKRFPTKGNLTVHLRTHTGEKPYHCSHCEKRFPTKGSLTIHKRTHTGQKPYHCSHCEKKFSDTSSLKTHIRTHKVEKPYHCSHCDKKFSTKSHFTTHITTQTGEKPYHCSHCEKRFSDKCLFNRHKRTHKPYVCSYCEERFAYKKDHTNHVRTHSGEKPYHCPYCEKGFPKKHNLAIHIRTHTGEKPYRCSHCEKTFSDKSNLTSHIRTHTGEKPYHCSHCEKRFSKKRHLTTHVRTHTGENIYNCSHCDKGFSFKKDLTNHVRNHKGEKPYHCSHCEKRFSTKRHLTSHVRTHTGEKPFHCSHCEKKFSDRGNLKRHIRTHTGEKPYHCSHCEKSFPQRKNLIGHVRTHTGEKPYICSHCEKRFPTKGNLTVHIRTHTGEKPYHCSHCEKRFPTKGSLTIHIRTHTGQKPYHCSHCEKNFSDTSSLKTHIRTHKVEKPYHCSHCDKKFSTKSHFTSHITTQTGEKPYRCPYCEKGFPKKHNLAIHIRTHTGEKPYHCSHCEKTFSDKSNLTSHIRTHTGEKPYHCSHCEKRFSKKRHLTTHVRTHTGENLYYCSHCDKGFSFKKDLTNHVLRNHKGEKPYHCSHCEKRFSTKRHLTSHVRKHTGEKPFHCSHCEKKFSDRGNLKRHIRTHTGEKPYHCSHCEKSFPQRKNLIGHVRTHTGEKPYICSHCEKRFSHKKFLTKHLKTHT; translated from the exons ATACAGGTAGCATGAATATAAAGCAAGGAACTGACGGATGGGAGTATCTCTTGGGCACAGAAGGAGAAGATGGTAATCAGTCATCATATGAACAAAATCAAG GTCAAACCATCATCAAACCAATAATAGATGAAGACATAATGAACCCTGATGCAGATCAAGACTATTATACTATACAGA GTCAAATCATTCCCATCAAACAGGAAGTAGATGAAGACAGGACCAACCCAGATACAGGTCAAGACAAATGTACTTTACAAG GTCAAACCATTACCCTCAAACAGGAAgtagttgaagacatgaccaaccCTGATACAGGTCAAGACCAATGTACTCTACAAG GTCAAACCATTACCGTCAAACAGGAAGTAGATGACGACATGACCAACCTTGATACAAGTCAAGACCAATGTACTATACAAG GTTTAACCTTCATGATTAAACAGGAAGTAGATGAAGACATTACGAACCCTGATACAGGTCAAGACCAATGTACTACATATTTACAAG GTGAAACCATTACCCTCAAACAGGAAGTAGTTGAAGACATGATCAACCCTGATACAGGTCAAGACAAATGTACTATACAAG GTTTAACCTTCATGATTAAACAGGAAGTagatgaagacatgaccaacCCTGATACAGGTCAAGACCAATGTACTACATATTTACAAG ATGAAAAGTATAAGAGTGGAGAGGACAGGATACAATCACACATGAGAGAATACAGCGTAGAGAAGTCATATCAGTGTTTACAATGCAGTAAGACGTTTACAGATGAGAACTCttttatgattcatcataaaaCACACACTGGAGAAGATGAGTTAGCTAACCAGCATAGAACAGAGTTAGGAGAGATATGCTTTAAGTGCCCCCAATGTGATAAGAATTTTGAATGCCAGGATCTTCTTATGACCCATGTGAGCACACACACTAGAGAAAAGTTTTATCATTGCTCTAATTGTGGAAAGGGATTTTCTAACAACTGCGATCTTATAACCCATATAAGAACACATACAGGAGAAAAACCATATCATTGCTCAtattgtgagaagagatttcCTAAAAAAGGCAATCTTATAAGCCATAtaagaacacacacaggagaaaaaccttatCATTGCTCacattgtgagaagagatttcCTACAAAGGGCAATCTTACAGTCCATCtaagaacacacacaggagaaaaaccttatCATTGCTCacattgtgagaagagatttcCTACAAAGGGCAGTCTTACAATCCATAAAAGAACACACACAGGACAAAAACCTTATCATTGCTCACATTGTGAGAAAAAATTTTCTGACACAAGCAGTCTTAAAACTCATATAAGAACACATAAAGTAGAAAAACCTTATCATTGCTCACATTGTGACAagaaattttctaccaagagcCATTTTACAACTCATATAACAACACAGacaggagaaaaaccttatCATTGCTCacattgtgagaagagattttctGACAAGTGCCTTTTTAACAGGCATAAAAGAACACATAAACCTTATGTGTGCTCTTATTGTGAGGAGCGATTTGCTTATAAGAAGGATCATACCAATCATGTAAGAACACACTCAGGAGAAAAACCTTATCATTGCCCATATTGTGAGAAGGGATTTCCTAAAAAGCACAATCTTGCAATCCATAtaagaacacacacaggagaaaaaccttatCGTTGCTCACATTGTGAGAAAACATTTTCTGACAAGAGCAATCTTACATCTCATAtaagaacacacacaggagaaaaaccttatCATTGCTCacattgtgagaagagattttcaaaaaaacGCCATCTTACAACTCATGTAAGAACACACACAGGGGAAAACATATATAATTGCTCACACTGTGACAAGGGATTTTCCTTTAAGAAAGATCTCACCAATCATGTAAGAAACCATAAAGGAGAAAAACCCTATCATTGCTCACActgtgagaagagattttctACAAAACGCCATCTTACATCTCATGtaagaacacacacaggagaaaaaccttTTCATTGCTCACATTGTGAGAAGAAATTTTCTGACAGGGGCAATCTTAAAAGGCATAtaagaacacacacaggagaaaaaccttatCATTGCTCACATTGTGAGAAAAGTTTTCCCCAAAGGAAAAATCTTATCGGTCATGTAAGAACACATACAGGGGAAAAGCCTTatatttgctctcattgtgagaagagatttcCTACAAAGGGCAATCTTACAGTCCATAtaagaacacacacaggagaaaaaccttatCATTGCTCacattgtgagaagagatttcCTACAAAGGGCAGTCTTACAATCCATATAAGAACACACACAGGACAAAAACCTTATCATTGCTCACATTGTGAGAAAAATTTTTCTGACACAAGCAGTCTTAAAACTCATATAAGAACACATAAAGTAGAAAAACCTTATCATTGCTCACATTGTGACAagaaattttctaccaagagcCATTTTACATCTCATATAACAACACAGacaggagaaaaaccttatCGTTGCCCATATTGTGAGAAGGGATTTCCTAAAAAGCACAATCTTGCAATCCATAtaagaacacacacaggagaaaaaccttatCATTGCTCACATTGTGAGAAAACATTTTCTGACAAGAGCAATCTTACATCTCATAtaagaacacacacaggagaaaaaccttatCATTGCTCacattgtgagaagagattttcaaaaaaacGCCATCTTACAACTCATGTAAGAACACACACAGGGGAAAACTTATATTATTGCTCACACTGTGACAAGGGATTTTCCTTTAAGAAAGATCTCACCAATCATGTATTAAGAAACCATAAAGGAGAAAAACCCTATCATTGCTCACActgtgagaagagattttctACAAAACGCCATCTTACATCTCATGTAAGAaaacacacaggagaaaaaccttTTCATTGCTCACATTGTGAGAAGAAATTTTCTGACAGGGGCAATCTTAAAAGGCATAtaagaacacacacaggagaaaaaccttatCATTGCTCACATTGTGAGAAAAGTTTTCCCCAAAGGAAAAATCTTATCGGTCATGTAAGAACACATACAGGGGAAAAGCCTTatatttgctctcattgtgagaagagattttctCACAAGAAATTTCTtacaaaacatttaaaaacacatacttga
- the LOC129273016 gene encoding zinc finger protein 271-like isoform X1 — translation MSLQQHKVQDFTTGNDTGSMNIKQGTDGWEYLLGTEGEDGNQSSYEQNQGQTIIKPIIDEDIMNPDADQDYYTIQSQIIPIKQEVDEDRTNPDTGQDKCTLQGQTITLKQEVDEDMTNPDTGQDQYTIQGQTITLKQEVVEDMTNPDTGQDQCTLQGQTITVKQEVDDDMTNLDTSQDQCTIQGLTFMIKQEVDEDITNPDTGQDQCTTYLQGETITLKQEVVEDMINPDTGQDKCTIQGLTFMIKQEVDEDMTNPDTGQDQCTTYLQDEKYKSGEDRIQSHMREYSVEKSYQCLQCSKTFTDENSFMIHHKTHTGEDELANQHRTELGEICFKCPQCDKNFECQDLLMTHVSTHTREKFYHCSNCGKGFSNNCDLITHIRTHTGEKPYHCSYCEKRFPKKGNLISHIRTHTGEKPYHCSHCEKRFPTKGNLTVHLRTHTGEKPYHCSHCEKRFPTKGSLTIHKRTHTGQKPYHCSHCEKKFSDTSSLKTHIRTHKVEKPYHCSHCDKKFSTKSHFTTHITTQTGEKPYHCSHCEKRFSDKCLFNRHKRTHKPYVCSYCEERFAYKKDHTNHVRTHSGEKPYHCPYCEKGFPKKHNLAIHIRTHTGEKPYRCSHCEKTFSDKSNLTSHIRTHTGEKPYHCSHCEKRFSKKRHLTTHVRTHTGENIYNCSHCDKGFSFKKDLTNHVRNHKGEKPYHCSHCEKRFSTKRHLTSHVRTHTGEKPFHCSHCEKKFSDRGNLKRHIRTHTGEKPYHCSHCEKSFPQRKNLIGHVRTHTGEKPYICSHCEKRFPTKGNLTVHIRTHTGEKPYHCSHCEKRFPTKGSLTIHIRTHTGQKPYHCSHCEKNFSDTSSLKTHIRTHKVEKPYHCSHCDKKFSTKSHFTSHITTQTGEKPYRCPYCEKGFPKKHNLAIHIRTHTGEKPYHCSHCEKTFSDKSNLTSHIRTHTGEKPYHCSHCEKRFSKKRHLTTHVRTHTGENLYYCSHCDKGFSFKKDLTNHVLRNHKGEKPYHCSHCEKRFSTKRHLTSHVRKHTGEKPFHCSHCEKKFSDRGNLKRHIRTHTGEKPYHCSHCEKSFPQRKNLIGHVRTHTGEKPYICSHCEKRFSHKKFLTKHLKTHT, via the exons ATACAGGTAGCATGAATATAAAGCAAGGAACTGACGGATGGGAGTATCTCTTGGGCACAGAAGGAGAAGATGGTAATCAGTCATCATATGAACAAAATCAAG GTCAAACCATCATCAAACCAATAATAGATGAAGACATAATGAACCCTGATGCAGATCAAGACTATTATACTATACAGA GTCAAATCATTCCCATCAAACAGGAAGTAGATGAAGACAGGACCAACCCAGATACAGGTCAAGACAAATGTACTTTACAAG GTCAAACCATTACCCTCAAACAGGAAGTagatgaagacatgaccaacCCTGATACAGGTCAAGACCAATATACTATACAAG GTCAAACCATTACCCTCAAACAGGAAgtagttgaagacatgaccaaccCTGATACAGGTCAAGACCAATGTACTCTACAAG GTCAAACCATTACCGTCAAACAGGAAGTAGATGACGACATGACCAACCTTGATACAAGTCAAGACCAATGTACTATACAAG GTTTAACCTTCATGATTAAACAGGAAGTAGATGAAGACATTACGAACCCTGATACAGGTCAAGACCAATGTACTACATATTTACAAG GTGAAACCATTACCCTCAAACAGGAAGTAGTTGAAGACATGATCAACCCTGATACAGGTCAAGACAAATGTACTATACAAG GTTTAACCTTCATGATTAAACAGGAAGTagatgaagacatgaccaacCCTGATACAGGTCAAGACCAATGTACTACATATTTACAAG ATGAAAAGTATAAGAGTGGAGAGGACAGGATACAATCACACATGAGAGAATACAGCGTAGAGAAGTCATATCAGTGTTTACAATGCAGTAAGACGTTTACAGATGAGAACTCttttatgattcatcataaaaCACACACTGGAGAAGATGAGTTAGCTAACCAGCATAGAACAGAGTTAGGAGAGATATGCTTTAAGTGCCCCCAATGTGATAAGAATTTTGAATGCCAGGATCTTCTTATGACCCATGTGAGCACACACACTAGAGAAAAGTTTTATCATTGCTCTAATTGTGGAAAGGGATTTTCTAACAACTGCGATCTTATAACCCATATAAGAACACATACAGGAGAAAAACCATATCATTGCTCAtattgtgagaagagatttcCTAAAAAAGGCAATCTTATAAGCCATAtaagaacacacacaggagaaaaaccttatCATTGCTCacattgtgagaagagatttcCTACAAAGGGCAATCTTACAGTCCATCtaagaacacacacaggagaaaaaccttatCATTGCTCacattgtgagaagagatttcCTACAAAGGGCAGTCTTACAATCCATAAAAGAACACACACAGGACAAAAACCTTATCATTGCTCACATTGTGAGAAAAAATTTTCTGACACAAGCAGTCTTAAAACTCATATAAGAACACATAAAGTAGAAAAACCTTATCATTGCTCACATTGTGACAagaaattttctaccaagagcCATTTTACAACTCATATAACAACACAGacaggagaaaaaccttatCATTGCTCacattgtgagaagagattttctGACAAGTGCCTTTTTAACAGGCATAAAAGAACACATAAACCTTATGTGTGCTCTTATTGTGAGGAGCGATTTGCTTATAAGAAGGATCATACCAATCATGTAAGAACACACTCAGGAGAAAAACCTTATCATTGCCCATATTGTGAGAAGGGATTTCCTAAAAAGCACAATCTTGCAATCCATAtaagaacacacacaggagaaaaaccttatCGTTGCTCACATTGTGAGAAAACATTTTCTGACAAGAGCAATCTTACATCTCATAtaagaacacacacaggagaaaaaccttatCATTGCTCacattgtgagaagagattttcaaaaaaacGCCATCTTACAACTCATGTAAGAACACACACAGGGGAAAACATATATAATTGCTCACACTGTGACAAGGGATTTTCCTTTAAGAAAGATCTCACCAATCATGTAAGAAACCATAAAGGAGAAAAACCCTATCATTGCTCACActgtgagaagagattttctACAAAACGCCATCTTACATCTCATGtaagaacacacacaggagaaaaaccttTTCATTGCTCACATTGTGAGAAGAAATTTTCTGACAGGGGCAATCTTAAAAGGCATAtaagaacacacacaggagaaaaaccttatCATTGCTCACATTGTGAGAAAAGTTTTCCCCAAAGGAAAAATCTTATCGGTCATGTAAGAACACATACAGGGGAAAAGCCTTatatttgctctcattgtgagaagagatttcCTACAAAGGGCAATCTTACAGTCCATAtaagaacacacacaggagaaaaaccttatCATTGCTCacattgtgagaagagatttcCTACAAAGGGCAGTCTTACAATCCATATAAGAACACACACAGGACAAAAACCTTATCATTGCTCACATTGTGAGAAAAATTTTTCTGACACAAGCAGTCTTAAAACTCATATAAGAACACATAAAGTAGAAAAACCTTATCATTGCTCACATTGTGACAagaaattttctaccaagagcCATTTTACATCTCATATAACAACACAGacaggagaaaaaccttatCGTTGCCCATATTGTGAGAAGGGATTTCCTAAAAAGCACAATCTTGCAATCCATAtaagaacacacacaggagaaaaaccttatCATTGCTCACATTGTGAGAAAACATTTTCTGACAAGAGCAATCTTACATCTCATAtaagaacacacacaggagaaaaaccttatCATTGCTCacattgtgagaagagattttcaaaaaaacGCCATCTTACAACTCATGTAAGAACACACACAGGGGAAAACTTATATTATTGCTCACACTGTGACAAGGGATTTTCCTTTAAGAAAGATCTCACCAATCATGTATTAAGAAACCATAAAGGAGAAAAACCCTATCATTGCTCACActgtgagaagagattttctACAAAACGCCATCTTACATCTCATGTAAGAaaacacacaggagaaaaaccttTTCATTGCTCACATTGTGAGAAGAAATTTTCTGACAGGGGCAATCTTAAAAGGCATAtaagaacacacacaggagaaaaaccttatCATTGCTCACATTGTGAGAAAAGTTTTCCCCAAAGGAAAAATCTTATCGGTCATGTAAGAACACATACAGGGGAAAAGCCTTatatttgctctcattgtgagaagagattttctCACAAGAAATTTCTtacaaaacatttaaaaacacatacttga
- the LOC129273016 gene encoding zinc finger protein 271-like isoform X4 encodes MSLQQHKVQDFTTGNDTGSMNIKQGTDGWEYLLGTEGEDGNQSSYEQNQGQIIPIKQEVDEDRTNPDTGQDKCTLQGQTITLKQEVDEDMTNPDTGQDQYTIQGQTITLKQEVVEDMTNPDTGQDQCTLQGQTITVKQEVDDDMTNLDTSQDQCTIQGLTFMIKQEVDEDITNPDTGQDQCTTYLQGETITLKQEVVEDMINPDTGQDKCTIQGLTFMIKQEVDEDMTNPDTGQDQCTTYLQDEKYKSGEDRIQSHMREYSVEKSYQCLQCSKTFTDENSFMIHHKTHTGEDELANQHRTELGEICFKCPQCDKNFECQDLLMTHVSTHTREKFYHCSNCGKGFSNNCDLITHIRTHTGEKPYHCSYCEKRFPKKGNLISHIRTHTGEKPYHCSHCEKRFPTKGNLTVHLRTHTGEKPYHCSHCEKRFPTKGSLTIHKRTHTGQKPYHCSHCEKKFSDTSSLKTHIRTHKVEKPYHCSHCDKKFSTKSHFTTHITTQTGEKPYHCSHCEKRFSDKCLFNRHKRTHKPYVCSYCEERFAYKKDHTNHVRTHSGEKPYHCPYCEKGFPKKHNLAIHIRTHTGEKPYRCSHCEKTFSDKSNLTSHIRTHTGEKPYHCSHCEKRFSKKRHLTTHVRTHTGENIYNCSHCDKGFSFKKDLTNHVRNHKGEKPYHCSHCEKRFSTKRHLTSHVRTHTGEKPFHCSHCEKKFSDRGNLKRHIRTHTGEKPYHCSHCEKSFPQRKNLIGHVRTHTGEKPYICSHCEKRFPTKGNLTVHIRTHTGEKPYHCSHCEKRFPTKGSLTIHIRTHTGQKPYHCSHCEKNFSDTSSLKTHIRTHKVEKPYHCSHCDKKFSTKSHFTSHITTQTGEKPYRCPYCEKGFPKKHNLAIHIRTHTGEKPYHCSHCEKTFSDKSNLTSHIRTHTGEKPYHCSHCEKRFSKKRHLTTHVRTHTGENLYYCSHCDKGFSFKKDLTNHVLRNHKGEKPYHCSHCEKRFSTKRHLTSHVRKHTGEKPFHCSHCEKKFSDRGNLKRHIRTHTGEKPYHCSHCEKSFPQRKNLIGHVRTHTGEKPYICSHCEKRFSHKKFLTKHLKTHT; translated from the exons ATACAGGTAGCATGAATATAAAGCAAGGAACTGACGGATGGGAGTATCTCTTGGGCACAGAAGGAGAAGATGGTAATCAGTCATCATATGAACAAAATCAAG GTCAAATCATTCCCATCAAACAGGAAGTAGATGAAGACAGGACCAACCCAGATACAGGTCAAGACAAATGTACTTTACAAG GTCAAACCATTACCCTCAAACAGGAAGTagatgaagacatgaccaacCCTGATACAGGTCAAGACCAATATACTATACAAG GTCAAACCATTACCCTCAAACAGGAAgtagttgaagacatgaccaaccCTGATACAGGTCAAGACCAATGTACTCTACAAG GTCAAACCATTACCGTCAAACAGGAAGTAGATGACGACATGACCAACCTTGATACAAGTCAAGACCAATGTACTATACAAG GTTTAACCTTCATGATTAAACAGGAAGTAGATGAAGACATTACGAACCCTGATACAGGTCAAGACCAATGTACTACATATTTACAAG GTGAAACCATTACCCTCAAACAGGAAGTAGTTGAAGACATGATCAACCCTGATACAGGTCAAGACAAATGTACTATACAAG GTTTAACCTTCATGATTAAACAGGAAGTagatgaagacatgaccaacCCTGATACAGGTCAAGACCAATGTACTACATATTTACAAG ATGAAAAGTATAAGAGTGGAGAGGACAGGATACAATCACACATGAGAGAATACAGCGTAGAGAAGTCATATCAGTGTTTACAATGCAGTAAGACGTTTACAGATGAGAACTCttttatgattcatcataaaaCACACACTGGAGAAGATGAGTTAGCTAACCAGCATAGAACAGAGTTAGGAGAGATATGCTTTAAGTGCCCCCAATGTGATAAGAATTTTGAATGCCAGGATCTTCTTATGACCCATGTGAGCACACACACTAGAGAAAAGTTTTATCATTGCTCTAATTGTGGAAAGGGATTTTCTAACAACTGCGATCTTATAACCCATATAAGAACACATACAGGAGAAAAACCATATCATTGCTCAtattgtgagaagagatttcCTAAAAAAGGCAATCTTATAAGCCATAtaagaacacacacaggagaaaaaccttatCATTGCTCacattgtgagaagagatttcCTACAAAGGGCAATCTTACAGTCCATCtaagaacacacacaggagaaaaaccttatCATTGCTCacattgtgagaagagatttcCTACAAAGGGCAGTCTTACAATCCATAAAAGAACACACACAGGACAAAAACCTTATCATTGCTCACATTGTGAGAAAAAATTTTCTGACACAAGCAGTCTTAAAACTCATATAAGAACACATAAAGTAGAAAAACCTTATCATTGCTCACATTGTGACAagaaattttctaccaagagcCATTTTACAACTCATATAACAACACAGacaggagaaaaaccttatCATTGCTCacattgtgagaagagattttctGACAAGTGCCTTTTTAACAGGCATAAAAGAACACATAAACCTTATGTGTGCTCTTATTGTGAGGAGCGATTTGCTTATAAGAAGGATCATACCAATCATGTAAGAACACACTCAGGAGAAAAACCTTATCATTGCCCATATTGTGAGAAGGGATTTCCTAAAAAGCACAATCTTGCAATCCATAtaagaacacacacaggagaaaaaccttatCGTTGCTCACATTGTGAGAAAACATTTTCTGACAAGAGCAATCTTACATCTCATAtaagaacacacacaggagaaaaaccttatCATTGCTCacattgtgagaagagattttcaaaaaaacGCCATCTTACAACTCATGTAAGAACACACACAGGGGAAAACATATATAATTGCTCACACTGTGACAAGGGATTTTCCTTTAAGAAAGATCTCACCAATCATGTAAGAAACCATAAAGGAGAAAAACCCTATCATTGCTCACActgtgagaagagattttctACAAAACGCCATCTTACATCTCATGtaagaacacacacaggagaaaaaccttTTCATTGCTCACATTGTGAGAAGAAATTTTCTGACAGGGGCAATCTTAAAAGGCATAtaagaacacacacaggagaaaaaccttatCATTGCTCACATTGTGAGAAAAGTTTTCCCCAAAGGAAAAATCTTATCGGTCATGTAAGAACACATACAGGGGAAAAGCCTTatatttgctctcattgtgagaagagatttcCTACAAAGGGCAATCTTACAGTCCATAtaagaacacacacaggagaaaaaccttatCATTGCTCacattgtgagaagagatttcCTACAAAGGGCAGTCTTACAATCCATATAAGAACACACACAGGACAAAAACCTTATCATTGCTCACATTGTGAGAAAAATTTTTCTGACACAAGCAGTCTTAAAACTCATATAAGAACACATAAAGTAGAAAAACCTTATCATTGCTCACATTGTGACAagaaattttctaccaagagcCATTTTACATCTCATATAACAACACAGacaggagaaaaaccttatCGTTGCCCATATTGTGAGAAGGGATTTCCTAAAAAGCACAATCTTGCAATCCATAtaagaacacacacaggagaaaaaccttatCATTGCTCACATTGTGAGAAAACATTTTCTGACAAGAGCAATCTTACATCTCATAtaagaacacacacaggagaaaaaccttatCATTGCTCacattgtgagaagagattttcaaaaaaacGCCATCTTACAACTCATGTAAGAACACACACAGGGGAAAACTTATATTATTGCTCACACTGTGACAAGGGATTTTCCTTTAAGAAAGATCTCACCAATCATGTATTAAGAAACCATAAAGGAGAAAAACCCTATCATTGCTCACActgtgagaagagattttctACAAAACGCCATCTTACATCTCATGTAAGAaaacacacaggagaaaaaccttTTCATTGCTCACATTGTGAGAAGAAATTTTCTGACAGGGGCAATCTTAAAAGGCATAtaagaacacacacaggagaaaaaccttatCATTGCTCACATTGTGAGAAAAGTTTTCCCCAAAGGAAAAATCTTATCGGTCATGTAAGAACACATACAGGGGAAAAGCCTTatatttgctctcattgtgagaagagattttctCACAAGAAATTTCTtacaaaacatttaaaaacacatacttga